AAATAGGCGACAAACAATGCCAGATGCGCAGCGCCGTTCAGGACGTTAGTACGTCCCGTTGAGAATGAGATATGGCAGAGGACTAACGATGCCACCATTACCACCATTTCGGGTGCGCCTAACCCAAAGACCAGATCGTTGCCGGTTGCCCATGCAATCAGCGTAACGACCGGTACGGTCAGGGAAATGGTCGCCAGTACGGAACCAAAGAACAGGTTCATGGCGCGCTGTACCTGGTTACTCAATACCGCTTTCAGTGCTCCTAATCCCTCAGGGGAGAGAATCAACAGCGCCACCAGGAAACCGGTAAATGCCACGGGGGCATTCATTTCGGTCAATAACATTTCCAGCGGGTTGGCGTTCATTTTTGTCACGGCAATGACGGCAATCAGATGTACGATCAGCCATATTGCGTGCCACATATTGCTGTGTGCTGAAGGTTTGCCGTGATGCGGGTCATCGTCGTCACCCTCATCCTCATGCTCGTAGATAAAAAGGTTTTGGTGCGTTCTGGTTTGAATCAGTAAAAATACGCCATACATTGCTGCGGAAATCGCGGCAACCAACAGTGCCTGACCGGTGGAAAAATCCGCACCCGGCAACGCCATTGGAAAGACCAGAACGATAATCGCCAGCGGAAACAGAGCAATAAGATATTGCTTAATACCAAACAAATTCACATATTGCGTGGCAAATTTACGGCCGCCTAACAGTAAAGAAAAGCCGACCAGACCACCCGTCACGATCATAATGATCGAATAGAGC
This Citrobacter enshiensis DNA region includes the following protein-coding sequences:
- the chaA gene encoding sodium-potassium/proton antiporter ChaA, whose translation is MTHAHEAVKTRHKESSLIFPVVALVVLFLWGGSQSLPAVIGINILALVGILSSAFSVVRHADVLAHRLGEPYGSLILSLSVVILEVSLISALMATGDAAPTLMRDTLYSIIMIVTGGLVGFSLLLGGRKFATQYVNLFGIKQYLIALFPLAIIVLVFPMALPGADFSTGQALLVAAISAAMYGVFLLIQTRTHQNLFIYEHEDEGDDDDPHHGKPSAHSNMWHAIWLIVHLIAVIAVTKMNANPLEMLLTEMNAPVAFTGFLVALLILSPEGLGALKAVLSNQVQRAMNLFFGSVLATISLTVPVVTLIAWATGNDLVFGLGAPEMVVMVASLVLCHISFSTGRTNVLNGAAHLALFVAYLMTIFA